The following proteins are encoded in a genomic region of Brachypodium distachyon strain Bd21 chromosome 1, Brachypodium_distachyon_v3.0, whole genome shotgun sequence:
- the LOC104581774 gene encoding uncharacterized protein LOC104581774, whose protein sequence is MGLGSVVEMWTHLRQRYQPSGDSIYLSMVRQEHALQQGDSTVDEFYTESSAIWRQLDSLRTAICGSCTCCQIMRSDLEFQRIHEFLSRLRPEFEARRAQLFTRGRVPLSEVLSEIRAEETRLRGAGLLAVPSVLAARAPAMPSAAPVSSRYSTPPLLPTPGGEGRPTSGGAVRSRPRPYCNYCQKPGHVESDCFKKQRDMRNKERASSFGSRAPPSMPSTMSFTQQDIVQLKRLLAASGSSSTATAGSVTGASSTGSHRLLSQDRRKKVLVGAGPRHHDSQGLWELDWLRVPSSTTTPTSSHALAASASASFQQWHHRLGHLCGSRLSSLVRRGRACLRRCLSTVSGL, encoded by the exons ATGGGTCTTGGTTCTGTTGTGGAGATGTGGACTCATCTTCGCCAGCGGTATCAACCCTCTGGTGATTCTATCTACTTATCAATGGTTCGTCAGGAGCATGCTCTTCAGCAGGGCGACTCCACTGTTGATGAGTTCTACACAGAGAGTTCTGCTATTTGGCGTCAGCTTGACTCCCTCCGCACAGCTATTTGTGGTTCTTGCACGTGCTGCCAGATTATGAGGTCAGACTTGGAGTTTCAGCGCATCCATGAGTTCTTGTCTCGGCTTCGTCCAGAGTTTGAGGCCCGTCGTGCTCAGTTGTTCACTCGGGGCCGTGTACCCCTCTCGGAGGTGCTTTCTGAGATTCGTGCTGAGGAGACTCGCCTTCGTGGTGCTGGTTTGCTTGCTGTCCCTTCTGTACTTGCTGCTCGGGCTCCTGCTATGCCGTCTGCTGCACCAGTGTCTTCTCGTTACAGTACTCCGCCGCTTCTGCCCACTCCTGGTGGTGAGGGCCGTCCTACTTCCGGTGGTGCGGTCCGCTCTCGTCCTCGTCCTTACTGCAACTACTGTCAGAAGCCTGGCCACGTTGAGTCTGATTGTTTCAAGAAACAGCGTGACATGCGCAATAAGGAACGTGCATCTTCTTTTGGGTCACGTGCTCCTCCGTCGATGCCTTCTACTATGTCCTTCACTCAACAGGACATTGTGCAGCTGAAGCGTTTGCTGGCTGCTTCTGGCTCTTCTTCGACGGCCACTGCAGGCTCTGTGACCGGTGCTTCTAGCACTGGGAGCCACCGTCTGCTCAGTCAG GATCGTCGCAAGAAGGTTCTGGTTGGGGCTGGCCCACGGCACCATGACTCTCAGGGGCTCTGGGAGCTCGACTGGCTTCGTGTTCCCTCCTCTACCACCACACCCACCAGCTCTCATGCTCTTGCTGCTTCCGCTTCCGCTTCCTTCCAGCAGTGGCATCATCGACTCGGTCATCTCTGTGGTTCTCGTCTGTCGTCTTTAGTTCGTCGAGGTCGGGCCTGTCTCAGGAGATGTCTCTCTACCGTGTCAGGGTTGTAG